One part of the Aspergillus luchuensis IFO 4308 DNA, chromosome 5, nearly complete sequence genome encodes these proteins:
- a CDS encoding glycoside hydrolase family 92 protein (CAZy:GH92;~COG:G;~EggNog:ENOG410PM7C;~InterPro:IPR041371,IPR014718,IPR012939,IPR008928, IPR005887;~PFAM:PF17678,PF07971;~SECRETED:SignalP(1-23);~go_function: GO:0030246 - carbohydrate binding [Evidence IEA];~go_process: GO:0005975 - carbohydrate metabolic process [Evidence IEA]): MFLSSKTHKALPAIFLACGFVAGQESSNSSFDVLDYVNPLIGTSNGGHSFAGATLPFGMAKAVADTIGENQAGFAYDTTYVSGFSHMHDDGTGGSPSLGNFPIFVHPGCPNDALDKCTWQQADRAIPWAKGSPKARPGYFSITLQSGVFAEMTVTNHSALYRFTFENATETLSPLVLVDLMDLPQSRTNGTASVNPSTGRLTGNGTFSPSFGIGTYDLHFCVDFKGGVVRDTGVWSNNRVGQGQTTVSLTSDGSNTAATLSAGTFARFNMSTDDQALMARVGVSFISVEQACSNAETEQPNFDFAGTVNAAEDAWRDKLNVFSVSPGNVSSDIQQVFWSGMYRTMISPQDYTGENPLWQSDEPYYDSYYCIWDSFRGVHQLLTLADPLSQSRMMRSLVDIYRHEGYLPDCRMSLCKGYTQGGSNADVLLAEALLKNVSDIDWATAYEAVVKDAEVEPANWNVEGRGGLTSWKTLNYIPTDDFDPYGVGLHTRSISRTVEYAYDDFCIAQMAQRLGHLSDYETYMLRANNWQNMFKDDQKSYLQGKDTNFTGFLQPRYPNGTWGYQDPIFCSPLLNFTSCYLSADGHETYEGSSWLYSFFVPQDMAALVTRLGGPQTFTSRLSYLHDSGLLYVGDEQAFLTVFQFHYSGRPALSTQRAHYYIPSQFNTSVSGIPGNDDGGAMGAFAVLSMMGLFPVHGQDVYLISPPFFEEISIQNKQTGKLATIRNVNFDPTYQSIYIQSAKRDGQAWTKNWISHDFFLNGGTLELELGPTESDWGTRDEDLPPSMSNY; this comes from the exons ATGTTCTTATCATCAAAGACACACAAAGCACTACCAGCAATCTTCCTAGCTTGCGGTTTTGTGGCTGGGCAAGAGAGCAGTAACTCGAGCTTCGATGTGCTAGACTACGTTAATCCTCTGATAGGTACCTCCAATGGAG GTCACTCATTTGCAGGGGCAACTCTGCCCTTTG GAATGGCAAAAGCAGTAGCAGATACAATTGGTGAAAACCAAGCCGGTTTCGCCTATGACACGACATACGTCTCGGGCTTCTCCCACATGCATGACGATGGAACCGGTGGC TCACCATCTTTGGGCAATTTCCCCATTTTTGTGCACCCGGGATGTCCAAATGATGCACTCGACAAGTGTACATGGCAACAGGCCGATCGGGCGATACCTTGGGCGAAAGGCTCGCCAAAAGCGCGCCCTGGTTACTTTAGTATTACGCTTCAAAGTGGTGTATTTGCAGAGATGACTGTCACGAATCATTCAGCTTTGTATCGATTCACCTTCGAAAACGCGACCGAGACGCTCAGTCCTCTGGTTCTCGTTGATCTCATGGATCTTCCACAGTCGCGCACGAATGGAACAGCATCAGTAAATCCATCCACGGGTCGCTTGACAGGAAATGGTACCTTCAGCCCCAGCTTTGGTATCGGAACTTACGATCTCCACTTTTGCGTAGATTTCAAGGGGGGTGTTGTTCGAGACACGGGTGTGTGGTCCAACAATCGCGTCGGTCAAGGACAGACAACCGTATCACTCACATCTGACGGGAGCAACACCGCCGCGACCCTCTCTGCTGGCACATTTGCCCGATTCAATATGTCAACAGATGATCAAGCACTAATGGCAAGAGTAGGTGTGAGCTTCATCAGCGTAGAACAGGCCTGCTCCAACGCTGAAACGGAGCAGCCGAATTTTGACTTCGCTGGAACAGTGAACGCGGCAGAGGACGCATGGAGGGACAAATTGAATGTCTTTAGTGTTAGCCCGGGAAATGTCTCATCCGATATACAGCAAGTATTTTGGAGCGGCATGTATCGTACGATGATAAGCCCGCAGGACTATACAGGAGAAAACCCACTCTGGCAGAGTGACGAGCCGTATTATGACAGCTACTACTG TATTTGGGACTCCTTCCGCGGCGTTCATCAGCTTCTGACGCTAGCTGATCCGCTGTCTCAATCTCGAATGATGAGAAGCCTGGTGGACATCTACCGCCACGAAGGCTACCTACCAGACTGCCGAATGTCATTATGTAAGGGATATACGCAGGGAGGGTCAAATGCGGATGTTCTTCTCGCTGAAGCTCTCTTGAAGAATGTCAGCGATATTGATTGGGCTACTGCGTATGAAGCTGTTGTGAAAGATGCGGAGGTTGAGCCCGCGAACTGGAATGTCGAGGGTCGCGGTGGACTAACTAGCTGGAAAACACTCAACTATATTCCGACCGACGATTTCGATCCATATGGTGTTGGGCTGCATACACGCAGTATCTCCAGGACTGTCGAATATGCGTACGATGACTTTTGTATTGCACAAATGGCCCAGCGTCTGGGTCATCTGAGTGACTACGAAACGTACATGCTGCGTGCAAACAACTGGCAGAACATGTTCAAGGATGATCAAAAATCTTACCTGCAAGGGAAGGACACTAACTTCACAGGGTTCCTACAGCCTCGATACCCCAACGGGACTTGGGGCTATCAAGATCCCATCTTCTGCAGTCCCTTATTGAATTTCACATCTTGTTACTTGAGTGCGGATGGGCACGAGACTTATGAGGGAAGTTCTTGGCTCTATTCATT CTTCGTACCACAAGACATGGCTGCATTGGTCACACGATTAGGCGGACCGCAGACCTTCACGTCCCGGCTTTCTTATCTGCATGACTCTGGTCTACTTTACGTTGGTGACGAGCAGGCCTTCCTCACCGTATTCCAATTCCATTACTCCGGACGGCCCGCGCTATCGACTCAACGCGCGCACTACTATATCCCCTCCCAGTTCAACACATCTGTCTCTGGTATTCCCGGCAACGATGATGGGGGAGCCATGGGCGCGTTCGCGGTCCTTAGCATGATGGGTCTGTTCCCAGTCCATGGTCAAGACGTGTACCTCATTAGCCCGCCATTCTTTGAGGAGATCAGCATTCAAAACAAGCAGACCGGAAAGCTCGCCACGATACGAAATGTCAACTTCGACCCTACGTATCAGTCAATCTATATCCAGAGCGCCAAGCGGGATGGCCAAGCATGGACGAAGAATTGGATCAGCCATGACTTTTTCCTTAATGGAGGGACCCTCGAGCTTGAGCTAGGTCCTACGGAGAGTGACTGGGGGACTCGGGACGAGGATTTGCCCCCGAGCATGAGCAATTACTGA
- a CDS encoding uncharacterized protein (COG:S;~EggNog:ENOG410PN0M;~InterPro:IPR040632), producing MRLKNSTTGLTTAGRWSPSPTGPTSKNGRISHDTNTQAEFDALLGDYDAVLDSVPAMFAAELIEAYPKANVRLNTRSDLDAWHRSFM from the coding sequence ATGCGTTTGAAGAACTCAACTACCGGCCTTACCACGGCTGGACGCTGGTCTCCGAGTCCAACGGGGCCTACATCCAAGAATGGGCGCATCTCGCATGACACAAATACGCAGGCGGAATTCGACGCTCTCTTGGGCGATTACGATGCGGTGTTAGACTCAGTACCTGCCATGTTTGCGGCAGAGTTGATTGAGGCGTATCCGAAGGCGAACGTGAGATTGAATACTCGAAGTGACTTGGATGCATGGCATAGAAGTTTTATGTAG